TTTGGTTATCCTCACTGGGTTTTTGGGGAATCGGTGTACGGCTTCGCTGATGAAAATACCATCGTTTGTACCTATACCCAAAACGGTATTTGGCACCTTGCCAGTTTGGATACAAAAAATAACAACCTCACCAACCTTAACGTTAGCTACACCAACATCGCCTATTTACAAGTCAACGGTAGCCAAATTTTATTTACAGGGGGTTCACCAAATCAACCCACCGCCGTAGTTTTGGGGGATACCGTCAACCAAGAAACCGAAATTTTGCAACAAGCCAGTAACCTCGATTTAGACGACGGTTATCTTACCCAACCCGAACAAATCGAATTTCCCACCAGCAACGGTAACACCGCCTATGCTTGGTATTATCCCCCCCAAAACAAAGATTACCAAGCCCCTGATGGGGAATTACCGCCCTTGCTCGTCAAAAGCCATGGAGGCCCCACCGCTATGACTACCGCCAGTTATAACCTGCGTATTCAATATTGGACAAGTCGGGGTTTTGCCTTTGTGGATGTGAACTATGGAGGTAGTACGGGATACGGTCGGGATTATCGTCAAAGGTTAGCTAAAAACTGGGGTATTGTGGATGTGGAGGATTGTATCAATGTTGCTAAATATTTGGTAGAAGCCCAAAAAGTTAATCAGGAAAAATTAGCAATTTCTGGAGGCAGTGCGGGGGGTTATACTACCCTAGCGGCGCTTACTTTCCATGATGTATTTAAGGCAGGGGCAAGTTATTATGGCATTGGTGACTTAGAAATTCTTGCCACCGATACCCATAAATTTGAATCCCGTTATCTTGATAATCTTATTGGTAAATACCCGGAAGAAAAAGAAATTTATAAAGTGCGATCGCCCCTAAATCATATCGAAAAACTATCCTGCCCCGTCGCTTTTTTCCAAGGATTAGAAGATAAAGTCGTCCCCCCCAACCAAGCCGAAATGATGGTAAAAGCCCTCAAAGAAAAAGGTATTACCACCACCTACGTTACCTTTGCCGACGAAGGGCATGGTTTTCGCAAAGCAGAAAACATCAAAAAAGCCCTCGATGGAGAGTTCAATTTCTACGCAAAAATTTTCGGATTTTCTTGCCAAAATTAAAACAGTTTGGCTATAATATAAGTACCTAACACTTAAACCACACCTAATAGCCAGAGTGAAACCCCTTCGCTCTGGCTCCCCTTTTGTATAAATAGGTGTTGCCATGCCATCATCAAACAACACCTACAAACTCAAAAGGCAATAGGCAAAAGATAATAATTGTTAATTATCAATTCTCAATTATCCATTATCAATTATTTATGGTGTCCCTCTGCAATGGCACGACTGCAACACCAATCACTAGGCAAAGTAGAAGGCCAACCCATTTCCAAGGCTTCTTGACAAATAGTCATCACCGTTAACTGACAATCAATTAACTGGAAATCCTCCTTCTGACATTGTTTAAGACTATGTTTGAGAATAGAATCATCCTGAAACTCAATGGTTTTATTACACTGAATACAGACAATATGATGATGGTGATGGGGGTAAGGATGATTTAACTCATAATGTTTATGACCTTCCGCCAATTCTAATTCCCGTAATACCCTCATTTTAGTCATCAATTTGACACTACGGTAAATGGTCGATAAGCTGATATTTTCCCCTTGTTCTTCTAAAAGGTTATGCAACTCCTCGGCGCTCAGATGATTCCCTTGGGGTAAATTATAAAAAACCTCCAGAATTTTCTCCCTTTGGGGAGTCATACGCCATCCCCGAGAATTGAGCTTTTTCTTAATTGATGCGGTAGTGTCTAAAGCCATAAAGATTCCTGACAATTCTTTCTCTATTAATGATACTTCTCTTTGATGGCTATTTGCAACTACTTGTTACTAATTGAGAATAAGCCCTAAATATCTGCACAGACATAGTTGATAAAAATAATTAATAGTTGGACTTTTGAGAGTTGAGGAAAAAAAGATAAGTGTCAGGTATTAAAGTTTTGGTTTCGCCCCCTAAATCCCCCAATCCTGGGGGACTTTATAATTGTTCATTGTCAATTATCAATTGTCAATTGTTTAAACCCCTTTTGGGTTCGATAAACATGGCATCCCCAAAGGAATAAAAACGATATTTTTCCTCGATCGCCCCTTGATATATACTAAGTAATCTCTCCCTACCAATGAGCGCCCCCACAAGCATCAATAAACTAGATTTTGGTAAATGAAAATTAGTAATTAATCCATCGATGACCTTAAAATCATAACCGGGGTAGATAAACAGATCTGTTTTGCCACGATAAGGCATCAAACCATTATGATGGGCAAAAGTACCCTCCAAAGCCCTAACTACCGTCGTACCGACACTGATTACCCTACCGCCACGGCTTTTGGTTTCCTTAATTTTATCGATGGTTACTTTATCAACTTCTATCCATTCTTGGTGCATTTCATGGTTAAGAATATCCTCCACCTCCACAGGGCGAAATGTGCCGATACCCACATGGAG
The sequence above is a segment of the Cyanobacterium stanieri PCC 7202 genome. Coding sequences within it:
- a CDS encoding peptidase S9 prolyl oligopeptidase active site domain protein (PFAM: Prolyl oligopeptidase family~COGs: COG1506 Dipeptidyl aminopeptidase/acylaminoacyl-peptidase~KEGG: cyc:PCC7424_1335 peptidase S9 prolyl oligopeptidase active site domain protein~SPTR: Peptidase S9 prolyl oligopeptidase active site domain protein): MTEVKIASYGEWRSPITSDLIVSGSIGLSSVKFDQKDVYWLENRPSEGGRAVIVRYTNGRKEDVTPAPFNVRSRVHEYGGGAFLIKDGVIYFSNYADQRVYVQKIGEHPQPLTPESQVRYTDFCLDKSRNRLICVAEDHSNPEKEPENKLVTIDLNSGEVKNLVQGADFYTSPRLSPDDSQLAWLCWHHPYMPWESTLLHLATFDEQGEIKDSEIVAGSETESICQPEFSPNGTLHFSSDRTDWWNLYRREKDGTLTPLYPLNAEFGYPHWVFGESVYGFADENTIVCTYTQNGIWHLASLDTKNNNLTNLNVSYTNIAYLQVNGSQILFTGGSPNQPTAVVLGDTVNQETEILQQASNLDLDDGYLTQPEQIEFPTSNGNTAYAWYYPPQNKDYQAPDGELPPLLVKSHGGPTAMTTASYNLRIQYWTSRGFAFVDVNYGGSTGYGRDYRQRLAKNWGIVDVEDCINVAKYLVEAQKVNQEKLAISGGSAGGYTTLAALTFHDVFKAGASYYGIGDLEILATDTHKFESRYLDNLIGKYPEEKEIYKVRSPLNHIEKLSCPVAFFQGLEDKVVPPNQAEMMVKALKEKGITTTYVTFADEGHGFRKAENIKKALDGEFNFYAKIFGFSCQN
- a CDS encoding ferric uptake regulator, Fur family (PFAM: Ferric uptake regulator family~COGs: COG0735 Fe2+/Zn2+ uptake regulation protein~InterPro IPR002481~KEGG: cyc:PCC7424_3952 ferric uptake regulator, Fur family~PFAM: ferric-uptake regulator~SPTR: Ferric uptake regulator, Fur family), with the protein product MALDTTASIKKKLNSRGWRMTPQREKILEVFYNLPQGNHLSAEELHNLLEEQGENISLSTIYRSVKLMTKMRVLRELELAEGHKHYELNHPYPHHHHHIVCIQCNKTIEFQDDSILKHSLKQCQKEDFQLIDCQLTVMTICQEALEMGWPSTLPSDWCCSRAIAEGHHK